The nucleotide window TTGCCGAGGAATTCGTAGGTGGTGAAGTCCTTCTCCAGCGGTACGCCGATCGTCTGCAAAATCAGCTTCTGGTGGGCATTGCCAACCTGATGGCAGATAACCTTATCGATCTGCTCAGTGCTCAGATCGAGCTCCTTGAGCAGTGCATCCCAGGTGCGTTTGCCGAGTTCGACGCCATGCTTCATCACCGCCACCGCATCGGTCTGCATGTAGGGGACGTGGTTCTCGACGGAGTTGGATTTGATCCCCCAGCGGCAGAGTTTATGGTGCTGCGGCTCGGCGAGATTGACGCCGCCGAGGAGCTTGGGACGCCGGGCCGGGGTAAAGGAGCCATCAGTGAGGAGGACCGCCGCCGCCCCGGAACCACCGGTAAAGGTGGCCAGCGAGGTGGTAAAGAGCTCCATGCTCGGATTATCGTTCATCTTCTTGATCATGACTTCATTGATTTCGCGGGAACTCTCGCAAGCCACAACCAATCCGGCGCGAATCTGACCGAGTTCGATGCGATTGGCAATATCAAGGACGCCGTTGAGAATCCCGAGACAGGCATTGGAGATGTCGTAAATAGCGGCACCGCCGTGGACACCAAGGGCAGCCGCTACCGGACAAGCGGTGGCCGGCTCGAAGTTCTCGCGACAGACGCCGGCATAAACGACGGCGCCGATATCCTGCGGGGTGATATTCCGCCCTTGCAGAGCTTTGCGGGCAGCGGCGATCGCCCCCAAAGAGACCGGGGTATTCGGCTTCCACCAGCGCCGCTCGCGAATGCCGGTCAGGGTTTCGAGTTGCCCCGGCGCAATGTGCAGCGCTTCATACATCGGCTTAAGGCGCTGTTCCAGCTCCGTCGACGTCACAACGATCGGCGCCAATTCATAACCGACTGATTCTATGTAAACTCGTGAATATCTCATGAACCACCATTGAGGGGTAAATTGTTTTGGCTGTTATACCTGTTGCGGCGCCGGCAATCAAGAATTACCGCGAGGAGAAAAGAACTTTTGCAGCTGCCGGCTCAACGGCCAAAGAGAAAACGCATCGCCTGTTCCACGACCACCACCTGCTGTCCGGCAAAGATCACCAAGAGAAAATTCACCATCGGCGCGATCACCGCTTTCCATAAACCGGTAAAATAGATCAGGACAATGACCAGCAAAAAGCCGAACGGTTCAATCCGCGACAAGGTATAGGCCTGGCGGGGCGGAAGGAGTCCCATCAGAACCCGTCCGCCATCCAGCGGGGGTATCGGCAGCAGATTAAAGAGGGCAAGGAGGAGATTGACATACAGGCCAAATCCGAGCATCAGCGAAATCGCTTCGAGGGAACGGGATTGCAGCGACAGCATCCCGAGAAGATGCAGCCCCAGAGCGCAGAGCGTCGCCAACAGGAGGTTGGCGATTGGACCGCCGAGCGCCACCAGAATCATGTCGCGGCGGGGGTTGCGCAGATTACTGAAGGTCACCGGTACCGGCTTGGCCCAGCCAAAACCGAAGATCAGCAGGGTGATCGTTCCGACGAGATCAAGATGTTTCACCGGATTGATCGTCAAGCGCCCGAGCAGCCGTGCCGTCGGATCGCCAAAGTGGTCGGCAACCAGCCCGTGCGCCACCTCATGGGCAGTGATCGCGAGCAAAGCCGGGACGAGCATGATCGAGAGTTTGGCAAAGAAGTCTTCCATAAGTTCCTTTAATCCTTTAGCGATAGATCTTCAAAATCAATTCAGGAGAACATTAAAGCACAGAAGTGAAGCGCTTTTTCACAAAAGATATTTCATCGCTGCGACTCTCCACCTCGGCATCGAGACGGGCAAAGCGCAGGGCATCCAGAATTTCCCGATAAATCGGGCCGGGAGCAAACCCGAGCTTGTGCAGATCGTCCCCACTCAGCTCGGGATGAACCGTGCGCAGATGAATGAGGTACTGCGAAATCCAGCGGCGGATTTCGTCGTCAGCGCGGGCACTGAGATACAGGAGGACGGTCGTCGAGCAGGTCGAAAACCAGTGATAGATTTCACTGGCCCGCGGCACGGGGGAGCGCTTCTTCTTTCGGGTCAAACGGGCCAAGAGTCCATGCGCCTCAGCGCGACCGGCAAGAAGGTCGTGACGCTGACTTTCCGGCATCTGCAGCCGCGTGGTCATCTCCTCCATCGCGGCATCATCAAGATGGGAGGTCAGACAAAGGAAGTAGAGCTGCCACGCCTCGATCTTTTCGCCGGTATACAAGAGTTGGAACCAGTTCAGCGTCTGTTCCGCCGCCACAAAGAGCTTGGCAATCTTTTCACTTAAAACCAGATCCTTTTGCACATAGGGCAGGAGACCGTAGTTCGCAAGCTGCCGGAGAATCGGCAGCGGCTCTTCCTCCTGCAAAATGGTGATGAGCTCGTTACGCAGCCGCACACCGCTGATCCTGGCGACAAAGCCGAGCCGGACCGCACTGCGCAGCAGGGATTCGGTGTGAGGACCGATGTGGAAGCCGAGACGCTGCGCAAAGCGGATGGCGCGAAAAACCCGGGTCGGGTCTTCGATAAAGCTGAGATTATGCAGAATCCGGATCACCCGGTTTTCGAGGTCAAGTTGTCCGCCAAAGAAATCGTACAACTCCCCGAAACGCCCTTGATTCAGGGCGATGGCAAGAGTATTGATGGTAAAGTCGCGGCGGTAAAGATCGAGTTTGAGGGAGGCCTCCTCGACACTGGGAAGCGCCCCCGGCTGCAGATAGTACTCCATCCGCGCCGAGGCCACGTCGATTTTGAAGTGGTCAGGACAGATAACCACCGCCGTGCCGAATTTGGCATGCGTTCGTACCCGCGCCGCTAAGGCCGCAGCCAAGGCCTCGGCAAAGACGATCCCCTCCCCTTCGACGACCAGATCGAGATCAAAATTCTTTTTGCGCAACAGAAGATCCCGGACAAAACCGCCGACGAGATAGACCGCCACCGACAAACGATCGGCGACGGCTGCGACGGCTTCCAATAGCTCGATGATTTTCGACGGCAGACGGTCGCGCAGCAACCGTTCGATCGGACGGCGCTTGAAGAGGGCGCCGCCATGCACCGCGGCCCCCTGCACCGGTAAAGCGCGCTGCCCGGAGACGAGGTGACGCAACAGGTCGGTGCGGGTGATGGCGCCGACCAGTCGCCCGCTCTCGACCACCGGCACAAAACGTTGATCGCGGCGGGTCATCAACTCTTTGAGTTCGACGACCGGGGTTTGTGGCGCCACCGCAAAGAAGTCCCGATTCATGAATTCATCGATGGCGGTCTTTTCAAGTCCATGCTGTGCGGCCTTGTCGACCGTCTGACGAGTGAGGACGCCGACGACTGCCCCCTCAGCCAGGACCGGAGCGGCATTGACGTTGTAACGAGTGAGAAAATCGCGCGCCGCCTGAATCGTCGTACCGCTTTCCACGGTTTTCACCGGGACGCTCATCAGATCCTCGGCCCGCCAGAGCGGAGTGACATGCCGGCTCAAGATCATCGGCAGCATCTCCAGAACCTGAATCAAGGTAAAGTTGCGAACCGTGGCCGAGGCGGCCTGGGCGTGCCCGCCGCCGCCGAATTCAGCGAGGATATCGTTCATCGGCACTTCGCTGCGCCGCGAACGCCCGACGAGAATCAGCCGGTCCCCCATCCGGATCACGAGAATAATCGCGTCCAGACTCTCCATATCCTTGATTTTATGGGCCAGGGTGGCGACATCGCCGACAAAATCCGGCGAACTGGCAT belongs to Deltaproteobacteria bacterium HGW-Deltaproteobacteria-4 and includes:
- a CDS encoding 3-oxoacyl-ACP synthase III — its product is MRYSRVYIESVGYELAPIVVTSTELEQRLKPMYEALHIAPGQLETLTGIRERRWWKPNTPVSLGAIAAARKALQGRNITPQDIGAVVYAGVCRENFEPATACPVAAALGVHGGAAIYDISNACLGILNGVLDIANRIELGQIRAGLVVACESSREINEVMIKKMNDNPSMELFTTSLATFTGGSGAAAVLLTDGSFTPARRPKLLGGVNLAEPQHHKLCRWGIKSNSVENHVPYMQTDAVAVMKHGVELGKRTWDALLKELDLSTEQIDKVICHQVGNAHQKLILQTIGVPLEKDFTTYEFLGNMGTVSLPVTAALAKERDVLLPGDIVGFLGIGSGLNCLMLGIQW
- a CDS encoding site-2 protease family protein; translation: MEDFFAKLSIMLVPALLAITAHEVAHGLVADHFGDPTARLLGRLTINPVKHLDLVGTITLLIFGFGWAKPVPVTFSNLRNPRRDMILVALGGPIANLLLATLCALGLHLLGMLSLQSRSLEAISLMLGFGLYVNLLLALFNLLPIPPLDGGRVLMGLLPPRQAYTLSRIEPFGFLLVIVLIYFTGLWKAVIAPMVNFLLVIFAGQQVVVVEQAMRFLFGR
- a CDS encoding polya polymerase, with the translated sequence MDLITTHVNADFDCLGAMVAARRLYPQALLVFPGAQEKGVSAYLAQHDDCAALFSKIREVDLAAIDRLILVDVSQLERIGPFAEVARRRGVELHIFDHHPGKETELSPVLARIAPVGATVTIFSELFQEQGIVPTPGEATAMMLGLYEDTGSLQFTSTTERDYLAAAFLLRHGAELGIVAENLVQEMTADQVELLHALIQSRQVLNINGIDVSIAHASSPDFVGDVATLAHKIKDMESLDAIILVIRMGDRLILVGRSRRSEVPMNDILAEFGGGGHAQAASATVRNFTLIQVLEMLPMILSRHVTPLWRAEDLMSVPVKTVESGTTIQAARDFLTRYNVNAAPVLAEGAVVGVLTRQTVDKAAQHGLEKTAIDEFMNRDFFAVAPQTPVVELKELMTRRDQRFVPVVESGRLVGAITRTDLLRHLVSGQRALPVQGAAVHGGALFKRRPIERLLRDRLPSKIIELLEAVAAVADRLSVAVYLVGGFVRDLLLRKKNFDLDLVVEGEGIVFAEALAAALAARVRTHAKFGTAVVICPDHFKIDVASARMEYYLQPGALPSVEEASLKLDLYRRDFTINTLAIALNQGRFGELYDFFGGQLDLENRVIRILHNLSFIEDPTRVFRAIRFAQRLGFHIGPHTESLLRSAVRLGFVARISGVRLRNELITILQEEEPLPILRQLANYGLLPYVQKDLVLSEKIAKLFVAAEQTLNWFQLLYTGEKIEAWQLYFLCLTSHLDDAAMEEMTTRLQMPESQRHDLLAGRAEAHGLLARLTRKKKRSPVPRASEIYHWFSTCSTTVLLYLSARADDEIRRWISQYLIHLRTVHPELSGDDLHKLGFAPGPIYREILDALRFARLDAEVESRSDEISFVKKRFTSVL